The sequence below is a genomic window from Nicotiana tomentosiformis chromosome 6, ASM39032v3, whole genome shotgun sequence.
acATGTTACTTAATCACACATTAATCAATCTGTCTGAAACTTGATACTGGCTTTAATCCATGTTTTAAAGCTGCCTCCCAAACTAAGTCGATCCTGTGCACATCAATAGCTCCAACTTCATGGTGTGTCCAGCCTTCCAATGAGTGAACCACTCCTCCTGCATGGCATGCATGGACTACCCCTCTTTCCATTGTATACTGTTTAATAATTTATCCCAAAAAAAAATTAGTTATGAGAATTAATATAGAGAAAATATATATTTGCAGGTTACTTTTAGGTGTTTCAAAAAGTTTACTAAAGGCATACAATAAAATGGATAACTCCAAGTGATCAGAAAATAGTGTGGtgaaggagactagagagtggtgAATACATGTTTCATTCTTAATAAGATATTTCGGGTATGGAGTCGTCTCTGGTTGGGAGAATTTTACCCTCAAAGTGGGACTTCCATGCCAAAATCCGGATTACTCAGGCCCAAAGCGGGTACCGGAtatcgaaagaaaaaaaaaagagacagaCAGAAAATTGTATACCTCACAAGATCCAAGTCCTTGAACATCTAGAGGCAATCTCATGGCAGCAAGATCACCATAAGTACAGTCACTTCTAAAGGGAAAGACAGGAGGTACCACAAACTGGTGGAAATGTGCTGCTGTTGGTGCAAAATTCTGCTCACTTGGAGTTATCCATTTTCCAACTATCCATGTCTACAAATATCACCGACCAAAACAATCATATAATGAtaatatatttgaattattttgatGAAATATTTCAGAATTAAATTATGCAAATAAGACGTTTACCTTGCAGTTTTTTGCTGCCTGATACTTTGTCACTTGGACTAGGTACTTTTGGTATTCAGAAGGAGCTTCCTTTTGGATCTTTAGAAATCTTTCAGTTGATGAAGTTAGCATCTGCAAATTTGAATAACATAGTCAATGATTAATTGAACATATAATTGTTCAAAAATCATGATTTTAGTATTATGACTAAATTGATATTAGTAGTAATTCTTGTGCTTAGACCGCAACAGGAAAACCAAACGGAAAAAATCATTTGGATAAAATGGAGCAACCTCTTGAATTCCCCCAATAGTTTAATTCAGTTTCAAGTAAAACTTAAAGATCAATCCACAACTTTAAATGAACTTGGCTCACTAGACTACACGATTTTGACATAGGACATTATCATTAATATACACAACTTTTCATGAAACAATCGAAATTCAGAACTCCTGGAAAAAGAAACTAATTAACATAGTGTAACTTTTTCCTATATGGATATCGATATAAATGGACCCCCAGCCGCTACTTTAAAAGCCTATCTTTTATCATCCATGTCAATGTATACAGTACAAAACTACGTTATTGCAATCGGCATAAAACCGCCCATAAAAGCGAGTGGTTCATCAAAATAACTCTTGTGAAAAGTAAAACTATAATCTTTTTTTTTGTCTGTATGCACTTGGAAAGCATTTGTCTTTTTAAGGTTTCGATCGTCATAAATGTCAAAACTATAAAGACAGTCCATGACTTGATCTATGGTGGGGCCATTGGTTGTTGAATCTAAAGAATTTTCCATCCAAAGAAAATTCGTACCCAAAAATTATAGTAGTATGGTCTTAATCATAAATTTTTGACAAAACAGCCAAGAAAATGGCTATACATGGATAAATATAAagccaaaaattgaaaaaaattaaatttaaaagggAAGTAGAAATTATGATACTTACAAGCACACGAACTTGTCTTGTGCAAAGATAAAGAGCAATAGCTCGTCCAAGTTTAGAGGTGGCTCCAGTTAAGAAAACCTCAGTGATGTCCTTTGGAATTTCTTTAAGGATAACAGCTGCAGTTAAGGTATTCCCATGTACGACTCTTACTCTAAGGTTAGGATGCTTGTTCACAAATAGTGTCCCTCCTCCATTTAGTGCCTCGTTCTGCATATATAACAACAATCCAAAATCAATGCTATGTATTATTTTTAACAACAAAAAACCTAGTATAGTTCCAAAAGTGGGTGTGGTATATAGACTTTACTGATGGATCCATCTCATGTGTAAGAAAGATATCTTTCTCTTGGCTTTAAAATGTCAAAGCAACTAAAGGAATAATAAGGAAGATTTTATGGCAAATATTTCTTTGGTTTCACATTGAATATTTGACTCTTGCCAAACTCATGAGATCATTGATGACATCAATGAATCAATCCTAAACACTATAAATAGGTGTCTTGCTCtcattgtaaaatacaccaacaaagagagaaagaaagagtgatgtttcACAGatagggtataagaaaatagtctgttaagaaaatagaaagtaagtgatattgtagtgaggtgggaatatcaaaagattcttttgagtgttatagtggtctttggagtattttactcggacctacaaagtataaaattccttgctatagtaatATCAGTTGCTCATCTCAGGGCCGTAATTTtttcttattcaaaagggttttccacgtaaaaattttggtgttgttgtcactcttttattcttgttaattaccgtatctaggtgctacgttattatttctcttttattaccgtgaatattatttttgtagggggTTAATTCTCAAGACTTACCCCTACCCTacaaaggtagagaggttgtagACTCTCGGCTCGAGGACAAAATGAAGCAGTAGCAACAATGCTATTATATAATCAATGACATTTGCCATTTGGTACACGCACAAGATTCTTACATTTTCATCTTATTTATTACTTAACCGAGGTAAAGTGCATTAGTTTGTTAGATTCTTACATTTTCACCTTATTTATTACTTAACCGAGGTAAAGTGCATTAGTTTGTTAGATTCTTACATTTTCACCTTATTTATTACTTAACAGAGGTAAAGTGCATAGTTTGTTAACATCTGATGCGAGTAAGTTAAAGAGTACCTTGTTTAATGCAGCAAGGCTGATGACTTTGACACCCAATCTATCAGCCCTAAGAATTGCTTGCTCTATTTGTTTATTAATGCCTTGTGCTGCAAATGGCAAGAAATACTGccacacaaatattcacaacaaaCCAAATTAGTATATTCATATCTAAAAACCGCAACTTAATAAATAGGAAAAACAAGAAAACGTACAGACCTGGAAACCAAAGCGAGGGACGACCCAAGTTTGGTGTAAGTAGCCTCTGAGGTAGTAAAAAGTGTTCAAAAAGGGCTTGGAGTAGAGCCACATTACAAGCATGGCAAGGAAAGAAAGAGGCAATAATGGTATTAAGAAGAGCTTTGTGCTGAAAGGAGTTGAACTGAATGATCTGAACATATAGGGTACATGCAATGCCGATGTCATGTCTACTACATGCGCCAAGAACACAAAATCTGGCACCCTCCCATTCTTACCTGAAATATAGTAGTATTCAAATTTTAGGAATAACTAACCTAAATAGTCGTTCACCCAGCCGACCTTTATATatcatatacatatataatatatgtataattcatttatgatatatttataactatatataatctatgtatacatATTCAGAAATATAAATAGTGAATCAGATCGACTGACTATTTATATACGCCGGTTTGACAACCTAGATAAAAATAATctcaaagggccaaatatacctttgtactttcgaaaatgatctaaaaatactcatcgttatactattgggctatatatacccttcccgtcatactttgaAACAAATATACcattattttggatggagtgccacgtgtcagcaccagatgaaaacgatccatttcttttttttacccgatccgttttaaaaaacaCACCACCCGACctgttttaaaatttaatttttttaaagcatatattttgtaaaatctggaattttttatgtaaaaactgaaaaaaaatgaatttgcaaaatatatattttaagtcttttcagtttttttaaagtattttttttgtaaataatgaaaaaaaatatttttttaaaaatactttaaaaactgaaaaatatatattctgtaaaaactggaaaaacaaaattaaaaaatatatatatttcagttttttcagttttttaaagtattatttttgtaaaaactgaaaaaaaaatatttacaaaatatttttatttttttaaaactaatgcatatgtagtccactgctttaggagagtcatttttttcaattttaaaaaaaaatcagtttttacaaaaaaaatactttaaaacaactgaaaagacttaaaaatatatattttgcaattttttttccagcttttacagaatatatatttttgacaAAGAAATAGTGAAAACATAGAATCATGGATTTTAATTGAAATTCTTAAATATACATACAGAATGAAATAGTAGATTATGTAATTGTACCACAAATCAAACTAAATGTAAATATCTAGCCAACTAAATTAATTTCTGTTTCTCCACACCTACAAATGGGATGTTAAGAACATTATTATTTAACCACTTTCTCAGGTAACTATTGAATtggaaattttaattaatttccacATGTTACTTAATCACACATTAATCAATCTGTCTGAAACTTGATACTGGCTTTAATCCATGTTTTAAAGCTGCCTCCCAAACTAAGTCGATCCTGTGCACATCAATAGCTCCAACTTCATGGTGTGTCCAGCCTTCCAATGAGTGAACCACTCCTCCTGCATGGCATGCATGGACTACCCCTCTTTCCATTGTATACTGTTTAATAATTTATCCCAAAAAAAAATTAGTTATGAGAATTAATATAGAGAAAATATATATTTGCAGGTTACTTTTAGGTGTTTCAAAAAGTTTACTAAAGGCATACAATAAAATGGATAACTCCAAGTGATCAGAAAATAGTGTGGtgaaggagactagagagtggtgAATACATGTTTCATTCTTAATAAGATATTTCGGGTATGGAGTCGTCTCTGGTTGGGAGAATTTTACCCTCAAAGTGGGACTTCCATGCCAAAATCCGGATTACTCAGGCCCAAAGCGGGTACCGGAtatcgaaagaaaaaaaaaagagacagaCAGAAAATTGTATACCTCACAAGATCCAAGTCCTTGAACATCTAGAGGCAATCTCATGGCAGCAAGATCACCATAAGTACAGTCACTTCTAAAGGGAAAGACAGGAGGTACCACAAACTGGTGGAAATGTGCTGCTGTTGGTGCAAAATTCTGCTCACTTGGAGTTATCCATTTTCCAACTATCCATGTCTACAAATATCACCGACCAAAACAATCATATAATGAtaatatatttgaattattttgatGAAATATTTCAGAATTAAATTATGCAAATAAGACGTTTACCTTGCAGTTTTTTGCTGCCTGATACTTTGTCACTTGGACTAGGTACTTTTGGTATTCAGAAGGAGCTTCCTTTTGGATCTTTAGAAATCTTTCAGTTGATGAAGTTAGCATCTGCAAATTTGAATAACATAGTCAATGATTAATTGAACATATAATTGTTCAAAAATCATGATTTTAGTATTATGACTAAATTGATATTAGTAGTAATTCTTGTGCTTAGACCGCAACAGGAAAACCAAACGGAAAAAATCATTTGGATAAAATGGAGCAACCTCTTGAATTCCCCCAATAGTTTAATTCAGTTTCAAGTAAAACTTAAAGATCAATCCACAACTTTAAATGAACTTGGCTCACTAGACTACACGATTTTGACATAGGACATTATCATTAATATACACAACTTTTCATGAAACAATCGAAATTCAGAACTCCTGGAAAAAGAAACTAATTAACATAGTGTAACTTTTTCCTATATGGATATCGATATAAATGGACCCCCAGCCGCTACTTTAAAAGCCTATCTTTTATCATCCATGTCAATGTATACAGTACAAAACTACGTTATTGCAATCGGCATAAAACCGCCCATAAAAGCGAGTGGTTCATCAAAATAACTCTTGTGAAAAGTAAAACTATAATCTTTTTTTTTGTCTGTATGCACTTGGAAAGCATTTGTCTTTTTAAGGTTTCGATCGTCATAAATGTCAAAACTATAAAGACAGTCCATGACTTGATCTATGGTGGGGCCATTGGTTGTTGAATCTAAAGAATTTTCCATCCAAAGAAAATTCGTACCCAAAAATTATAGTAGTATGGTCTTAATCATAAATTTTTGACAAAACAGCCAAGAAAATGGCTATACATGGATAAATATAAagccaaaaattgaaaaaaattaaatttaaaagggAAGTAGAAATTATGATACTTACAAGCACACGAACTTGTCTTGTGCAAAGATAAAGAGCAATAGCTCGTCCAAGTTTAGAGGTGGCTCCAGTTAAGAAAACCTCAGTGATGTCCTTTGGAATTTCTTTAAGGATAACAGCTGCAGTTAAGGTATTCCCATGTACGACTCTTACTCTAAGGTTAGGATGCTTGTTCACAAATAGTGTCCCTCCTCCATTTAGTGCCTCGTTCTGCATATATAACAACAATCCAAAATCAATGCTATGTATTATTTTTAACAACAAAAAACCTAGTATAGTTCCAAAAGTGGGTGTGGTATATAGACTTTACTGATGGATCCATCTCATGTGTAAGAAAGATATCTTTCTCTTGGCTTTAAAATGTCAAAGCAACTAAAGGAATAATAAGGAAGATTTTATGGCAAATATTTCTTTGGTTTCACATTGAATATTTGACTCTTGCCAAACTCATGAGATCATTGATGACATCAATGAATCAATCCTAAACACTATAAATAGGTGTCTTGCTCtcattgtaaaatacaccaacaaagagagaaagaaagagtgatgtttcACAGatagggtataagaaaatagtctgttaagaaaatagaaagtaagtgatattgtagtgaggtgggaatatcaaaagattcttttgagtgttatagtggtctttggagtattttactcggacctacaaagtataaaattccttgctatagtaatATCAGTTGCTCATCTCAGGGCCGTAATTTtttcttattcaaaagggttttccacgtaaaaattttggtgttgttgtcactcttttattcttgttaattaccgtatctaggtgctacgttattatttctcttttattaccgtgaatattatttttgtagggggTTAATTCTCAAGA
It includes:
- the LOC138893249 gene encoding very-long-chain aldehyde decarbonylase CER3-like — encoded protein: MTSALHVPYMFRSFSSTPFSTKLFLIPLLPLSFLAMLVMWLYSKPFLNTFYYLRGYLHQTWVVPRFGFQYFLPFAAQGINKQIEQAILRADRLGVKVISLAALNKNEALNGGGTLFVNKHPNLRVRVVHGNTLTAAVILKEIPKDITEVFLTGATSKLGRAIALYLCTRQVRVLMLTSSTERFLKIQKEAPSEYQKYLVQVTKYQAAKNCKTWIVGKWITPSEQNFAPTAAHFHQFVVPPVFPFRSDCTYGDLAAMRLPLDVQGLGSCEYTMERGVVHACHAGGVVHSLEGWTHHEVGAIDVHRIDLVWEAALKHGLKPVSSFRQID
- the LOC138893247 gene encoding very-long-chain aldehyde decarbonylase CER3-like, yielding MTSALHVPYMFRSFSSTPFSTKLFLIPLLPLSFLAMLVMWLYSKPFLNTFYYLRGYLHQTWVVPRFGFQYFLPFAAQGINKQIEQAILRADRLGVKVISLAALNKNEALNGGGTLFVNKHPNLRVRVVHGNTLTAAVILKEIPKDITEVFLTGATSKLGRAIALYLCTRQVRVLMLTSSTERFLKIQKEAPSEYQKYLVQVTKYQAAKNCKTWIVGKWITPSEQNFAPTAAHFHQFVVPPVFPFRSDCTYGDLAAMRLPLDVQGLGSCEYTMERGVVHACHAGGVVHSLEGWTHHEVGAIDVHRIDLVWEAALKHGLKPVSSFRQID